Proteins co-encoded in one Arachis hypogaea cultivar Tifrunner chromosome 11, arahy.Tifrunner.gnm2.J5K5, whole genome shotgun sequence genomic window:
- the LOC112722017 gene encoding uncharacterized protein — protein MIVNGASDTVLCRCFPNYLDDPTLDWLCALPAGSISRFQQLAKLFEDHFAGSAIYLYDSDYLNTIKQGQNESLKDYMTRFTKDAISIPDLHPEVHLHAIKSELRPGKFQETIAVSKPKTLAEFREKAKGQIDIEELRQAQKFDKTNYRDKEKVHNSKKNFKLTPRFDSYTQFNAKREDIIKEILNSKLIKPPRKAGTYQDTKHVDKSKYCAFHQKHGHTTDECVVAKDLLERLARQGHIDKYIGGHIQKRTPTSAGNTPSEQPSRGKDKPSSTQYDQPRGIINCISGGGASGGSSNSARKRSFQTIYSVEGAQQDHQLIPQFPQMTFTQADFKSNIQNLDDPVSSQFNWEIY, from the coding sequence ATGATCGTCAACGGTGCATCTGATACCGTTTTGTGTCGTTGTTTTCCAAATTATTTAGACGATCCTACACTTGATTGGCTTTGTGCTTTGCCTGCAGGTTCAATTTCGCGATTCCAACAACTGGCCAAGCTATTTGAGGACCACTTCGCTGGCTCCGCAATCTATCTGTATGACTCAGATTATCTGAATACAATTAAGCAAGGACAAAATGAAAGCCTGAAAGACTATATGACTCGTTTTACGAAGGACGCCATAAGCATACCTGATCTCCACCCTGAAGTTCACCTTCATGCCATCAAAAGCGAACTTCGACCTGGGAAATTCCAAGAGACGATCGCCGTATCTAAACCGAAAACACTCGCCGAGTTTCGAGAGAAAGCAAAAGGCCAGATTGATATCGAGGAGCTGAGACAAGCTCAGAAGTTCGACAAAACAAACTACAGAGACAAGGAAAAAGTGCATAACagtaagaaaaattttaaactaaccCCTCGTTTTGACTCTTATACACAGTTCAACGCTAAACGGGAGGAtataatcaaagagatcttgaacTCCAAATTAATCAAACCACCAAGAAAGGCGGGGACATATCAGGATACAAAACACGTCGACAAATCTAAATACTGCGCCTTCCATCAGAAGCACGGCCACACAACCGACGAATGTGTCGTCGCAAAAGACCTCTTGGAACGGTTGGCTCGGCAAGGGCACATTGACAAGTATATTGGAGGGCACATTCAAAAACGTACTCCAACCTCGGCAGGCAATACTCCATCTGAGCAACCAAGCCGAGGAAAGGACAAGCCATCCTCGACCCAGTATGACCAACCACGAGGTATCATCAATTGTATTTCAGGAGGAGGTGCTAGTGGAGGCTCATCCAATTCAGCTAGGAAAAGATCTTTCCAAACAATATACTCGGTAGAAGGAGCACAGCAGGACCACCAACTAATCCCTCAATTCCCCCAAATGACATTCACACAAGCAGATTTCAAATCCAATATTCAAAATTTAGATGACCCCGTGTCATCACAATTCAATTGGGAGATCTACTAG
- the LOC112723017 gene encoding uncharacterized protein, producing the protein MGFESYVVVHNIAKRHNVGTLARSATAFGVSELILVGRRDFNSFGSHGSSAHLRFRHFHSLHDARQFLKEKDFDICGVEITENAMPVNQHPFKKSTAFLLGNEGTGLSAKECEICDFFVYIPQYGGGTASLNVTVAASIVLHHFGVWAGFGERSRDGNKFVVAERPVKQVRRNFCTETEDDIVEERKARRENAANGFFDENENNNSSSNMLDALFVDG; encoded by the exons ATGGGATTTGAGAGCTACGTGGTGGTTCACAACATTGCcaaaaggcacaacgttggcacGCTTGCTCGAAGCGCCACTGCCTTCGGTGTTTCGGAGCTCATCCTAGTCGGTCGCCGTGATTTCAACTCCTTCGGCAGCCATGGCTCCTCCGCCCACCTCCGCTTCCGCCACTTCCACTCCCTTCACGACGCTCGCCAGTTTCTCAAG GAGAAAGACTTCGATATTTGTGGAGTGGAGATCACCGAGAATGCCATGCCCGTGAACCAGCATCCTTTCAAAAAAAGCACGGCTTTCCTACTCGGCAACGAG GGTACAGGCCTTTCTGCTAAAGAATGTGAGATATGTGACTTCTTTGTATATATCCCACAATATGGAGGTGGCACTGCTTCTTTGAATGTTACTGTTGCTGCTTCAATTGTTCTGCATCATTTTGGAG TCTGGGCAGGTTTTGGAGAGAGATCTCGTGATGGGAACAAATTTGTTGTGGCTGAGAGACCTGTAAAGCAGGTTCGACGAAATTTCTGCACTGAAACAGAAGATGATATCGTTGAAGAACGTAAAGCTAGAAGAgaaaatgctgccaatggtttcTTTGATGAGAACGAAAACAACAATTCATCTTCAAACATGCTTGATGCATTATTTGTTGATGGCTGA
- the LOC112723016 gene encoding pyruvate, phosphate dikinase, chloroplastic: protein MAMSRQRVFTFGKGRSEGNKAMKALLGGKGANLAEMASIGLSVPPGLTISTEACQEYQDNGKKLPDGLWDEILEGLTFVESEMGTSLGNPSKPLLLSVRSGAAISMPGMMDTVLNLGLNDEVVTGLAAKSGERFAYDSYRRFLDMFGDVVMGIPHSLFEEKLKNLKGRKGVKLDTDLIASDLKDVVEQYKNVYLEAKGESFPSDPMQQLELAIKAVFNSWDSPRAIKYRSINKIYGLKGTAVNIQSMVFGNMGTTSGTGVLFTRNPSTGEKKLYGEFLINAQGEDVVSGIRTPEDLEMMKTCMPEAYKELEENCEILEKQYKDMMDIEFTVQENRLWMLQCRSGKRTGKGAVKIAVDMVKEGLVGIRSAIKMVEPRHLDQLLHPQFEDPSAYKDKVIATGLPASPGAAIGQIVFTADDAEAWHAEGKSVILVRTETSAEDVGGMHAAAGILTERGGMTSHAAVVARGWGKCCVAGCSGILVNDTEKVVVVGDKVLPEGEWISLNGSTGEVILGKQPLSPPTLSDDLATFMSWADETRHLKVMANVDTPADALTARQNGAQGIGLCRTEHMFFASDERIKAVRLMIVAITPEQRKAAIDLLLPYQRSDFEGIFRAMDGLPVTIRLLDPPLHEFIPQGELHHIVRELTSETGINEEEIFSRIEKLSEVNPMLGCRGCRLGISYPELTEMQVRAIFEAAVSVSNHGIKVLPEIMVPLVGTPQELKHQVSLIRNVAVKVFSERGSSLSYKVGTMIEVPRATLIADEIAEEAEFFSFGTNDLTQMTFGYSRDDVGKFLPIYLSTGILQNDPFEVLDQKGVGQLIKICIEKGRAARPNLEVGICGEHGGEPSSVAFFAKVGLDYVSCSPYRVPIASLAAAQVAVEDGN from the exons ATGGCGATGTCTAGACAGCGGGTATTCACTTTTGGCAAGGGCAGAAGTGAGGGAAACAAGGCCATGAAGGCCTTG TTGGGAGGAAAAGGGGCGAACCTGGCAGAAATGGCAAGCATTGGGTTATCAGTGCCTCCTGGACTGACCATATCAACAGAAGCTTGTCAAGAGTATCAGGACAACGGCAAGAAGCTACCTGATGGCCTCTGGGATGAGATTCTTGAAGGCCTTACTTTTGTGGAGTCAGAGATGGGAACCTCCCTTGGGAATCCTTCTAAGCCTCTCCTCCTCTCTGTGCGCTCTGGCGCCGCG ATTTCCATGCCTGGAATGATGGACACAGTTCTCAATCTTGGACTCAATGATGAAGTCGTTACTGGCTTGGCTGCAAAAAGTGGAGAGCGCTTCGCTTATGATTCATACAGACGTTTCTTGGACATGTTTGGAGATGTT GTAATGGGTATTCCACACTCATTGTTTGAAGAAAAGTTAAAGAATCTAAAAGGTAGAAAAGGTGTCAAACTTGACACTGATCTAATAGCATCTGATCTCAAGGATGTGGTTGAGCAATACAAGAATGTCTACCTCGAAGCCAAGGGAGAAAGTTTTCCTTCAG ATCCAATGCAGCAGCTAGAATTAGCGATTAAAGCAGTTTTCAACTCTTGGGATAGTCCAAGGGCCATTAAGTACAGgagtattaataaaatatatgggcTAAAGGGAACCGCTGTGAACATTCAAAGCATGGTGTTTGGCAACATGGGCACTACTTCAGGAACTGGCGTCCTGTTCACGCGAAATCCAAGCACCGGCGAAAAGAAACTCTATGGGGAGTTTCTGATTAATGCTCAG GGAGAGGATGTAGTTTCCGGAATCAGGACACCCGAGGATTTGGAGATGATGAAAACTTGCATGCCGGAAGCTTACAAGGAACTTGAGGAGAACTGTGAAATATTGGAGAAGCAATACAAGGATATGATG GATATTGAGTTCACTGTTCAAGAAAATAGGTTGTGGATGTTGCAGTGCCGAAGTGGAAAACGTACTGGTAAAGGTGCCGTCAAAATAGCTGTTGATATGGTTAAGGAAGGACTTGTTGGTATTCGTTCTGCAATCAAGATGGTAGAGCCACGCCATCTTGATCAACTTCTTCACCCTCAG TTTGAGGATCCATCTGCTTACAAGGACAAAGTGATTGCCACGGGCTTGCCTGCTTCCCCTGGAGCTGCAATAGGGCAGATTGTGTTCACTGCTGATGATGCAGAGGCATGGCATGCAGAAGGAAAGAGTGTCATATTG GTGAGGACAGAGACAAGTGCAGAGGATGTTGGCGGTATGCATGCAGCTGCTGGGATCTTGACAGAGAGAGGTGGTATGACATCTCATGCTGCCGTTGTAGCCCGCGGATGGGGGAAGTGTTGTGTGGCTGGCTGCTCTGGTATACTTGTAAATGACACCGAAAAG GTGGTGGTAGTTGGGGATAAGGTGCTCCCGGAAGGAGAATGGATATCACTTAATGGGTCCACCGGTGAGGTGATACTAGGAAAGCAACCACTTTCTCCTCCAACTCTAAGTGATGATCTGGCAACCTTCATGTCTTGGGCTGATGAAACAAGGCATCTGAAG GTAATGGCAAATGTTGACACACCTGCAGATGCACTAACAGCTAGACAGAATGGTGCCCAAGGAATTGGACTGTGCAGGACCGAACacatg TTTTTTGCCTCAGACGAGAGGATAAAGGCTGTGAGGTTGATGATAGTAGCCATTACACCAGAACAGAGGAAAGCCGCAATTGACCTGTTGCTACCTTATCAGAGATCAGATTTCGAGGGGATCTTCCGCGCAATGGACGGTCTCCCGGTGACAATCCGATTATTGGATCCTCCACTTCATGAGTTTATTCCCCAGGGTGAGTTGCATCACATTGTCAGGGAGCTAACTTCGGAGACAGGAATCAATGAAGAAGAAATCTTCTCTAGGATTGAAAAACTATCAGAAGTGAATCCCATGCTTGGTTGCCGAGGCTGCAG GCTAGGAATCTCATACCCGGAACTAACTGAGATGCAGGTTCGTGCAATCTTTGAGGCTGCAGTTTCAGTGAGTAACCATGGCATTAAAGTTCTGCCGGAAATAATGGTTCCACTTGTCGGTACACCTCAG GAGTTGAAGCACCAAGTGAGTTTAATAAGAAATGTTGCTGTGAAAGTGTTCTCTGAGAGGGGTTCCTCTCTAAGCTATAAAGTAGGAACCATGATCGAGGTCCCTAGAGCTACCCTGATTGCAGATGAG ATTGCAGAGGAAGCAGAATTCTTTTCATTTGGAACCAATGACCTTACCCAAATGACATTTGGGTACAGCAGAGATGATGTTGGCAAATTTCTTCCTATTTACCTGTCAACCGGCATTCTGCAGAATGATCCATTTGAG GTACTTGACCAGAAGGGTGTTGGTCAACTCATCAAGATTTGCATAGAAAAGGGACGTGCTGCTAGACCAAACTTAGAG GTTGGAATATGTGGAGAGCATGGTGGTGAACCATCCTCTGTTGCATTCTTTGCCAAAGTTGGTCTTGACTATGTTTCCTGTTCTCCCTATAG GGTTCCAATTGCTAGCCTTGCAGCAGCTCAAGTTGCAGTGGAAGATGGGAATTGA